The Caulifigura coniformis genome includes a region encoding these proteins:
- a CDS encoding helix-turn-helix domain-containing protein → MSSPTLLSIPTAAEELTGKRPSPPTCWRWVHRGRNGIKLRAVFVMGAWRTTREDFLKFVEACSAVKRQAQDVSTSMADEQLAAAGIL, encoded by the coding sequence ATGTCATCCCCGACCCTGCTTTCAATTCCAACCGCTGCCGAAGAACTGACCGGCAAGCGGCCTTCCCCTCCGACCTGCTGGCGATGGGTTCATCGCGGCCGCAACGGAATCAAGTTGCGGGCGGTGTTCGTCATGGGTGCTTGGCGCACGACCCGGGAAGACTTTCTGAAGTTCGTCGAGGCCTGTTCCGCGGTGAAGCGGCAAGCCCAGGATGTCTCGACGTCGATGGCCGACGAGCAGCTGGCCGCGGCCGGAATCCTCTAG
- a CDS encoding DUF1559 domain-containing protein — translation MPAWFLSSRSRHRGFTLIELLVVIAIIAILIALLLPAVQSAREAARMTQCRNNMKQLGLAMHNYHDVHRCFPPGYLGFPGLNCTVAVPHKPGWGWGLYLLPYLDQGPLYNKFNFSSGYLVCDNPQGPQANLAVGDPLNQRVLLAAFMCATATDPNIAPSRDPSTTPNNPSSHAKSNYRGVAGTDFNGIDANGLRGVFGDGLLTGAVSVRNATDGTSNTFAIGECFRRDRDSNLQTFVAGEYTGAKWAGLAPDEGGSSAVITRLSGSAFQINSSSINAFGSQHSGGGANFLLTDGAVRFVNQNADQATITSIGTLNDGKVANLD, via the coding sequence ATGCCGGCTTGGTTTCTGTCGTCTCGTTCCAGACACCGTGGTTTCACTCTGATCGAACTGCTCGTCGTGATCGCCATCATCGCGATCCTGATCGCCCTGCTCCTTCCGGCCGTGCAGTCTGCCCGCGAGGCGGCCCGCATGACGCAATGCCGGAACAACATGAAACAGCTGGGGCTGGCGATGCACAACTACCACGATGTGCACCGCTGCTTTCCCCCGGGGTATCTCGGATTCCCGGGCCTCAACTGCACCGTCGCAGTCCCTCACAAACCAGGCTGGGGCTGGGGCCTCTACCTGCTCCCGTATCTCGACCAGGGCCCTCTCTACAACAAGTTCAACTTCTCCAGCGGATACCTCGTCTGCGACAACCCGCAGGGACCGCAGGCCAACCTCGCTGTCGGAGATCCGCTGAACCAGCGCGTCCTCCTGGCCGCGTTCATGTGCGCGACCGCGACCGACCCCAACATCGCCCCGTCGCGCGACCCCAGCACCACGCCGAACAACCCGAGTTCACACGCCAAATCCAACTATCGCGGAGTCGCAGGAACCGATTTCAACGGCATTGACGCCAACGGCCTGCGAGGCGTCTTTGGAGATGGCCTCCTCACCGGCGCCGTCTCCGTCCGCAACGCCACCGATGGCACGAGCAACACCTTTGCCATCGGCGAATGTTTCCGCCGCGACCGCGATTCCAACCTCCAGACCTTCGTCGCCGGGGAATACACCGGCGCCAAATGGGCCGGACTTGCCCCCGATGAAGGTGGCTCGTCCGCCGTCATCACCCGGCTGAGCGGATCGGCGTTCCAGATCAACAGTTCGTCGATCAACGCCTTTGGCAGCCAGCACTCGGGCGGCGGAGCGAATTTCCTGCTGACCGACGGCGCCGTTCGCTTCGTGAACCAGAATGCCGATCAGGCCACCATCACCTCCATCGGAACTCTCAACGACGGCAAGGTCGCCAATCTCGATTAG
- a CDS encoding AraC family transcriptional regulator encodes MSPIAPIRIHRRLTAGERRRRVVEREQWLGRFSVFRHISELFNELHGLHFFAKDRRGRLMFFSQDALGRFAAGDDADVIGLTDFDMYPETVARDYAIDDEEVFTSGRPIRGRIQLWWNQLGMPDWYTVTKLPIRSHHGRIIGILGVLQHCGDDIRRAGPWREIADAVDFIREHYAGSVAVADLAARAGVSARQLERKFRAALGVSPQQLLIKVRVHAACHALRQSGQSLASIGAECGFYDQSSFTEHFRRHLGVTPGHYRKTHLGD; translated from the coding sequence GTGTCTCCGATCGCACCCATCCGAATTCATCGCCGGCTCACCGCCGGCGAGCGTCGACGCCGCGTTGTCGAACGCGAGCAGTGGCTGGGCCGCTTTTCGGTCTTTCGGCATATCTCGGAACTGTTCAATGAGCTGCATGGCCTGCATTTCTTCGCGAAGGACCGCCGCGGACGACTGATGTTCTTCAGCCAGGACGCCCTCGGCCGCTTTGCAGCAGGTGACGATGCGGACGTCATCGGCCTGACCGATTTCGACATGTACCCGGAGACGGTCGCCCGCGATTACGCAATTGACGATGAAGAAGTTTTCACCTCCGGACGCCCGATTCGCGGCCGCATCCAGTTGTGGTGGAACCAGCTTGGCATGCCGGACTGGTACACGGTCACGAAACTTCCGATCCGTTCCCATCACGGTCGGATCATCGGCATCCTCGGCGTCCTGCAGCATTGCGGCGACGACATCCGGAGGGCCGGTCCCTGGCGCGAGATCGCCGACGCCGTCGACTTCATTCGTGAGCACTACGCGGGTTCAGTGGCCGTCGCCGACCTGGCTGCCCGGGCCGGAGTCTCCGCGCGCCAGCTCGAACGGAAGTTCCGCGCCGCTCTCGGGGTCTCCCCTCAACAGCTTCTGATCAAGGTTCGCGTGCATGCCGCCTGTCATGCGCTGCGGCAATCAGGTCAGTCGCTGGCGTCGATCGGGGCCGAATGCGGTTTCTACGATCAGAGTTCGTTTACGGAACACTTCCGCCGGCACCTGGGAGTCACTCCAGGTCACTACCGGAAGACTCACCTGGGAGACTGA
- a CDS encoding tyrosine-type recombinase/integrase — translation MPRKTIPAYCRHSTSGQAYVKIDGRRKYLGVYGTPESHQRYAAEISRWQESADAPPSTLTIGQLALLYVERCKTHYRKDGVPTTEFSAVQRVLKRVNRMYRAVLAVDFSGAMLIAVRQTLIDEGLARTTVNREVGRIRRMFRWALGDGKRLIPASVLTELEAVTDLKYGRSAARETEPVKPVPDAWVEAVKTHVSRQIWGVIEFQRATGARPTEALIVRPCDIDMTSDVWEYRPHRHKTQHHGKERVVMIGPKGQAVLREFMAGPDDYAFRPQDAINDLVAKRYRAGAKPRKVGRRYTIHGYAAAIRRACVKAKVPHWSANQIRHSFGTSARKIGGVEGARVVLGHSSAVTSEIYAEADQKAARPVVAMIG, via the coding sequence ATGCCCCGCAAGACGATTCCCGCTTACTGCCGGCACTCAACGTCGGGCCAGGCGTACGTCAAGATCGACGGCCGGCGAAAGTACCTGGGCGTCTACGGTACGCCGGAATCTCATCAGCGGTACGCCGCGGAGATTTCCCGCTGGCAGGAATCGGCCGACGCCCCTCCGTCGACCCTCACCATCGGGCAGCTGGCCCTGCTCTACGTCGAGCGGTGCAAAACCCACTACCGCAAGGATGGCGTGCCGACGACGGAGTTCTCGGCAGTGCAGCGGGTGTTGAAGCGAGTCAACCGGATGTACCGCGCGGTGCTCGCGGTCGACTTCAGCGGCGCCATGCTGATCGCGGTTCGCCAGACGCTCATCGATGAGGGTCTGGCCCGTACGACGGTCAATCGCGAAGTCGGTCGAATCCGTCGAATGTTTCGCTGGGCCCTGGGCGACGGAAAGAGGCTCATTCCCGCGTCTGTCCTCACCGAACTCGAGGCTGTGACGGATCTGAAGTACGGCCGATCGGCGGCGCGAGAAACCGAGCCGGTGAAGCCGGTTCCCGACGCCTGGGTCGAGGCTGTGAAGACTCACGTCAGCCGGCAGATTTGGGGAGTCATCGAGTTTCAGCGAGCGACCGGCGCGCGGCCGACGGAAGCGCTGATCGTTCGGCCGTGCGACATCGACATGACGTCCGACGTTTGGGAGTACAGGCCCCACCGTCACAAGACGCAGCACCACGGCAAAGAGCGGGTGGTAATGATCGGACCGAAGGGGCAGGCGGTCTTGCGAGAATTTATGGCCGGCCCCGACGACTACGCCTTCCGCCCCCAGGACGCCATCAACGACCTCGTCGCGAAGCGGTACAGGGCAGGGGCGAAACCGCGGAAGGTCGGACGTCGGTACACGATCCACGGCTATGCAGCGGCCATCCGTCGAGCGTGTGTGAAGGCCAAGGTTCCTCACTGGTCAGCGAATCAAATCAGGCACTCGTTCGGAACATCTGCCAGGAAGATCGGCGGAGTCGAAGGCGCTCGCGTCGTCCTTGGCCATTCGTCGGCGGTCACATCCGAAATCTACGCTGAGGCCGACCAGAAGGCCGCGAGACCTGTCGTGGCGATGATCGGATAG
- the tsaB gene encoding tRNA (adenosine(37)-N6)-threonylcarbamoyltransferase complex dimerization subunit type 1 TsaB, with the protein MNSPQLTVGLETSGQVGSVAVLRGDDLLGERQIGDSGRRHARTLISELDDLLKSLALAPRSIDHVAVSIGPGSFTGLRVGVVAAKTWGFVTGARLTAVGTFDAVAAALPLDAPRAWIIDDALRGEVFVQEFHAEAGCWKPIDTPRIASLDSWLAATAPGDVVSGPAASKWPEDVAAANLVVAPVSLHRPTATMVARAGLKMARAGQLTDPFTLAPLYIRRSAAEEKLDAQAAAGLMQ; encoded by the coding sequence GTGAATTCACCGCAACTGACTGTTGGACTCGAGACTTCTGGCCAGGTCGGCAGCGTGGCTGTGCTGCGGGGTGACGACCTCCTCGGCGAGCGCCAGATCGGCGATTCCGGACGCCGCCACGCGCGGACCCTCATTTCCGAACTCGACGACCTGCTGAAATCCCTCGCGCTGGCTCCCCGCTCCATCGACCACGTCGCCGTCAGCATCGGCCCCGGCAGCTTCACCGGGCTCCGGGTCGGAGTCGTCGCCGCGAAAACCTGGGGATTCGTGACCGGCGCCAGGCTCACCGCGGTCGGGACGTTCGACGCGGTCGCAGCGGCCCTCCCTCTCGACGCACCGCGCGCCTGGATCATCGACGACGCCCTCCGGGGCGAGGTCTTCGTTCAGGAGTTCCACGCCGAGGCCGGCTGCTGGAAACCGATCGATACCCCCCGTATCGCCTCCCTCGACAGCTGGCTCGCGGCCACCGCGCCGGGGGACGTCGTTTCCGGCCCCGCGGCGTCCAAATGGCCCGAGGACGTCGCCGCCGCGAATCTCGTCGTCGCCCCGGTCTCGCTCCATCGTCCCACCGCGACGATGGTTGCTCGCGCCGGCCTGAAGATGGCCCGCGCGGGGCAGTTGACCGACCCGTTCACCCTCGCCCCGTTGTACATTCGGCGAAGTGCCGCTGAAGAAAAACTGGACGCTCAAGCTGCTGCAGGACTGATGCAATGA
- the rfbD gene encoding dTDP-4-dehydrorhamnose reductase produces MSSHFSVALIGAGGQLATDLATALPADTRLLPHRAIELEAPASIERALEGFTGVVINTAGYNLVDQAETEPERAFAVNAFGVRNLARYCRSRNLKLVHFSTDYVLDADASNARPLDELALPAPSSVYAASKLAGEHFVRADGPEHLIIRTCGLFGIAATKAKGNFIETMLRLAQSRPAISVVDDQHCTPSFTVDVAQATVALLKAGAQGTFHITNAGHTTWRRLAAEVFRQAGLPVEVRPITSAEFGAKAKRPSWSVLDCGKLERILGRPMPGWQDAVSRYLQARPTATPVS; encoded by the coding sequence ATGAGCAGTCATTTCTCCGTCGCGCTGATTGGTGCGGGGGGCCAACTTGCGACCGATCTCGCGACCGCCTTGCCCGCTGACACGCGCCTGCTTCCGCATCGCGCGATCGAACTGGAAGCCCCCGCATCCATCGAACGGGCGCTCGAGGGCTTCACTGGCGTCGTCATCAACACCGCCGGCTACAACCTCGTCGATCAGGCGGAAACGGAACCCGAACGCGCGTTTGCGGTCAACGCCTTCGGTGTCCGGAATCTCGCCCGGTACTGCCGGTCCAGAAACCTGAAGCTCGTCCACTTCAGCACCGACTATGTCCTCGACGCCGACGCGTCGAACGCCCGTCCGCTCGATGAACTGGCCCTTCCCGCCCCTTCGTCCGTCTATGCGGCCAGCAAGCTCGCAGGGGAACACTTCGTCCGCGCCGATGGCCCGGAGCACCTGATCATCCGCACGTGCGGACTGTTCGGCATCGCCGCGACAAAGGCCAAGGGCAACTTTATTGAAACGATGCTGCGCCTCGCCCAGTCGCGGCCGGCGATCTCCGTGGTCGATGACCAGCACTGCACGCCAAGTTTCACCGTCGACGTCGCCCAGGCGACGGTCGCGCTGTTGAAAGCCGGCGCTCAGGGCACGTTCCACATCACGAACGCGGGCCACACGACCTGGCGGCGGCTGGCCGCCGAAGTGTTCCGGCAGGCTGGCCTCCCGGTCGAAGTCAGGCCGATCACCTCGGCGGAGTTCGGCGCGAAGGCGAAGCGTCCATCATGGAGTGTGCTGGACTGCGGAAAGCTTGAGCGTATCCTCGGACGCCCCATGCCTGGCTGGCAGGACGCCGTCAGTCGCTACCTGCAGGCGCGTCCAACCGCCACGCCAGTCTCCTGA
- a CDS encoding class II aldolase/adducin family protein, with amino-acid sequence MSQWNSGIHSRQIKEQICEIGRRVYDKGFAAANDGNISFRVGENEVLCSPTMICKGFMTPDDICAVDLEGAQIAGKRKRTSEILLHLAIMKHRPDVKAVVHCHPPHATAFAVAREPIPQCVLPEIEVFMGEVPLAPYETPGGNAFAETVLPFLEKTNTIILTNHGTVSFGATLEEAYWKTEILDAYCRILILTKQLGGQVHYLNEQKSRELLDLKKKLGFDDPRFHNENCDLCGNSAFRDGYKEQIPVTKAFDAPPAYPGYLKPASGVKEAAGALDPEAVVKLITDQVMAAMRG; translated from the coding sequence ATGTCTCAATGGAACTCTGGAATCCATAGCCGGCAGATCAAGGAGCAGATCTGCGAGATCGGGCGCCGCGTCTACGACAAGGGGTTCGCCGCGGCGAACGACGGCAACATTTCGTTCCGCGTCGGTGAGAACGAAGTTCTCTGCTCCCCGACGATGATCTGCAAGGGGTTCATGACGCCGGATGACATCTGCGCCGTCGACCTCGAAGGGGCGCAGATCGCCGGCAAGCGGAAGCGGACCAGCGAAATCCTTCTGCACCTGGCGATCATGAAGCACCGGCCGGATGTGAAGGCCGTTGTGCACTGCCATCCGCCGCATGCCACGGCGTTCGCCGTCGCGCGGGAGCCGATTCCGCAGTGCGTGCTGCCGGAAATCGAAGTGTTCATGGGCGAAGTGCCGCTCGCTCCCTATGAAACACCTGGCGGCAATGCATTTGCCGAGACGGTCCTGCCGTTCCTCGAGAAGACGAACACGATCATTCTCACGAACCACGGCACGGTCAGCTTCGGCGCCACGCTCGAAGAGGCCTACTGGAAGACGGAAATCCTCGACGCCTACTGCCGGATCCTGATCCTCACGAAGCAGCTCGGCGGACAGGTGCATTACCTCAACGAGCAGAAGTCGCGCGAATTGCTTGACCTCAAGAAGAAGCTTGGCTTCGACGATCCGCGATTCCACAACGAGAACTGCGACCTGTGCGGCAACAGCGCGTTCCGCGATGGCTACAAGGAACAGATTCCCGTCACGAAGGCGTTTGACGCTCCTCCGGCGTATCCCGGCTACCTCAAGCCGGCGTCGGGCGTGAAAGAGGCTGCCGGCGCGCTCGATCCCGAGGCGGTGGTGAAGCTGATCACCGACCAGGTGATGGCGGCGATGCGGGGCTGA
- a CDS encoding AAA family ATPase: MSRRRWPTSSWPRPESSSQLKSPGRRLPGLFLDLHSLARSSRIMGMKPTVINGVAYRSPPSPPDPSPSPTSSSQVQWPLSREQLDALRSHPSYRIFPDDLASLLTTPANFSLEPAVICRALRRCEVGAFVAPPKIGKTFAVDQLVIAHMTEGDWLSRFSVQNLGAKACLIDFELEKRVLCSRLVDVCIGLSIDPDDFWDHVDVFCLRGKQITLDSFDRLFCDTSPGYYSLIILDPLYRAWPAGTNENDNTSMAAAYCRLVELAEHLQAAILGIHHASKGNQSDKSITDVGSGAGAQSRAVDCHMVMREHAEKGVVVVESAVRSFPPTEPFALRFKYPLWVPADEVKTSALKGNKKERQAEQDRETDAAMLDALTDWQSRTQLQRLTGAGGTKINRSISRLKRAGLIEESKSKHEGNNCTVYRRITNGTATQTEG; encoded by the coding sequence ATGTCTCGACGTCGATGGCCGACGAGCAGCTGGCCGCGGCCGGAATCCTCTAGCCAATTGAAAAGCCCAGGGCGACGACTCCCTGGGCTTTTCTTGGATCTTCACTCCCTCGCAAGGAGCAGCCGCATTATGGGCATGAAGCCTACGGTCATCAATGGCGTTGCGTATCGTTCGCCGCCATCGCCCCCCGACCCCTCACCGTCACCAACATCGTCGTCGCAGGTCCAGTGGCCGCTGAGCCGCGAGCAGCTCGACGCACTCCGATCGCACCCGAGCTATCGGATATTTCCCGATGACCTCGCGTCGCTGCTGACGACGCCCGCAAACTTCTCGCTCGAGCCGGCGGTCATTTGCCGCGCTCTTCGTCGTTGTGAAGTTGGGGCCTTCGTCGCGCCTCCCAAAATCGGAAAGACATTCGCCGTTGATCAATTGGTGATCGCGCACATGACCGAGGGGGATTGGCTCTCAAGGTTTTCAGTACAGAACCTGGGAGCAAAGGCGTGCCTGATCGACTTCGAGCTGGAAAAACGCGTCCTGTGCTCCCGACTCGTCGACGTCTGCATTGGGTTGAGCATTGACCCCGACGACTTTTGGGATCACGTCGACGTCTTCTGTCTACGCGGAAAACAAATCACGCTGGACAGCTTTGATCGGCTCTTCTGCGACACATCCCCGGGCTATTACTCGCTGATCATCCTTGACCCGCTTTATCGGGCCTGGCCAGCCGGAACAAACGAGAACGACAACACGTCGATGGCTGCAGCCTATTGCCGCTTGGTCGAGTTGGCCGAGCATCTCCAGGCGGCGATTCTGGGCATCCACCATGCGTCGAAAGGAAACCAGTCTGACAAGTCGATCACCGACGTCGGGTCGGGTGCCGGCGCTCAATCGAGAGCGGTCGACTGTCACATGGTGATGCGCGAGCACGCCGAAAAGGGCGTCGTCGTCGTCGAGTCTGCCGTCCGCAGCTTCCCGCCGACGGAACCCTTCGCTCTGCGCTTCAAATACCCGCTCTGGGTGCCAGCCGACGAGGTCAAGACGTCGGCACTCAAGGGCAACAAGAAAGAACGTCAGGCCGAGCAGGATCGGGAAACTGACGCGGCCATGCTCGACGCTCTCACCGACTGGCAGTCTCGCACGCAACTTCAGCGACTCACCGGCGCCGGCGGGACAAAGATCAATCGATCCATCAGCCGGCTCAAGCGCGCCGGCCTGATCGAAGAATCGAAGTCGAAACACGAGGGCAACAACTGCACCGTTTATCGAAGGATCACCAATGGCACAGCCACGCAAACCGAAGGGTAA
- a CDS encoding endonuclease/exonuclease/phosphatase family protein, translated as MQRFVCLLLFGLIVATRSIEAAPPEPLRVMSFNIRYGTAKDGPNHWDLRKDFVVETIKAFKPDLLGTQETLGFQKDFLAEKLPEYTAIGVGRDDGGDKGEMMAIYIRKERLDVVASGHFWLSETPDVVGSQSWDSSLPRMVTWADLQDRQAADRPQIRWFNTHFDHRGIEARKQAGRLLRERLAGTTGKALIVTGDFNSLETSEAYRNLFGTIDGHASPVLDVFKSLPKEKQPTGDTATFSNFRGGGPRKGGRIDWIGVNDRFRVVSAEIDYTERDGRTPSDHFPITTILEWRTPGAAEKE; from the coding sequence ATGCAACGCTTCGTCTGCCTACTGCTGTTTGGACTGATCGTCGCGACACGGTCGATCGAGGCCGCCCCCCCGGAGCCCCTCCGCGTGATGTCCTTCAACATCCGGTACGGTACGGCGAAGGACGGCCCGAATCATTGGGACCTCCGCAAGGACTTCGTCGTCGAGACAATCAAGGCCTTCAAACCCGATCTCCTCGGGACTCAGGAGACACTCGGATTCCAGAAGGATTTCCTCGCTGAAAAGCTGCCCGAATACACCGCCATCGGCGTCGGTCGTGACGACGGCGGCGACAAGGGCGAAATGATGGCGATCTACATCCGCAAGGAGCGCCTCGACGTCGTCGCCTCCGGCCACTTCTGGTTGAGCGAAACGCCCGATGTCGTCGGCAGCCAAAGCTGGGATTCCTCACTGCCGCGCATGGTGACCTGGGCCGACCTCCAGGACAGACAGGCCGCTGACAGGCCGCAGATCAGGTGGTTCAACACCCACTTCGACCACAGGGGCATCGAAGCCCGGAAACAGGCCGGTCGACTGCTGCGGGAGCGTCTTGCAGGGACGACCGGGAAGGCCCTGATCGTCACGGGCGATTTCAACAGCCTCGAAACGAGCGAGGCCTACAGGAACCTGTTCGGGACGATCGACGGACACGCCAGCCCCGTCCTCGACGTCTTCAAGTCGCTCCCGAAAGAGAAACAGCCGACGGGCGATACCGCGACGTTCAGCAATTTCCGCGGGGGCGGACCTCGCAAAGGGGGCCGGATCGACTGGATCGGCGTCAACGACCGCTTCCGCGTCGTGTCGGCCGAGATCGACTACACCGAACGCGACGGCCGGACTCCCTCGGATCACTTTCCGATCACCACCATCCTCGAATGGAGAACGCCCGGCGCGGCGGAAAAAGAGTAA
- a CDS encoding lactate racemase domain-containing protein, producing the protein MTQTKPPILTEDQVRQWIATNLSIEDFRGKRLLLVVPDATRTAPMPLLFDALFKHLRPVVSSLDVMIALGTHPPMSEAQICKLLGIDEKERPRLFYQTEFINHEWDNPDALLTLGTLSKKDTEAVSGGLLSMEVPVQINKRITDYDRLLVVGPVFPHEVVGFSGGNKYFFPGIAGPELLNFFHWLGALITNVGIIGVKSTPVRDVVNMAAKLIPVERRALTFVVTSDGTARLHGMFYGTPEDAWSNAADLSAITHIKRVAKPFKTVLSCAPLMYDEVWVAGKCMYKLEPVVADGGELIIYAPHMHEVSVTHGKLIKEVGYHCRDYFTKQWDRFKHYPWGVLAHSTHVRGGGTFENGVEKCRVQVTLASQIPEEVCRQINLGYRDPATIDIEEFANREDEGILLVRKAGEQLYRLQ; encoded by the coding sequence ATGACGCAGACCAAACCACCCATTCTCACAGAAGACCAGGTCCGACAGTGGATCGCGACCAACCTCTCGATCGAAGACTTCCGCGGAAAGCGGCTGCTGCTCGTCGTGCCGGACGCCACCCGCACCGCGCCGATGCCGCTCCTGTTCGATGCGCTGTTCAAGCACCTCCGCCCCGTCGTCTCGTCGCTCGACGTGATGATCGCCCTCGGAACGCATCCGCCGATGTCGGAAGCCCAGATCTGCAAGCTGCTGGGCATTGATGAAAAAGAACGTCCGCGACTGTTCTACCAGACCGAATTCATCAACCACGAATGGGACAACCCCGACGCGCTGCTGACGCTCGGCACCCTCTCGAAGAAGGACACCGAGGCCGTCTCCGGCGGACTCCTCTCCATGGAAGTCCCCGTCCAGATCAACAAACGCATCACCGACTACGACCGCCTGCTGGTCGTCGGCCCCGTGTTCCCGCACGAGGTCGTCGGCTTCTCCGGCGGCAACAAGTATTTCTTCCCCGGGATCGCCGGCCCCGAACTGCTCAACTTCTTCCACTGGCTGGGAGCCCTCATTACCAACGTCGGCATCATCGGCGTGAAGAGCACGCCCGTCCGCGACGTCGTCAATATGGCGGCCAAGCTCATCCCGGTCGAACGACGGGCGCTCACCTTCGTCGTCACGTCCGATGGCACGGCCCGGCTGCATGGAATGTTCTACGGCACGCCCGAGGACGCCTGGTCCAATGCGGCCGACCTCTCCGCCATCACGCACATCAAGCGCGTGGCGAAACCGTTCAAGACGGTCCTCTCCTGCGCCCCGCTCATGTACGACGAGGTCTGGGTCGCCGGAAAGTGCATGTACAAGCTCGAGCCGGTCGTCGCCGATGGCGGCGAGCTCATCATCTATGCCCCTCACATGCACGAGGTCTCCGTCACGCACGGCAAGCTCATCAAGGAAGTCGGCTACCACTGCCGCGACTACTTCACGAAGCAGTGGGACAGGTTCAAGCACTACCCCTGGGGCGTGCTCGCCCATTCCACCCACGTCCGCGGCGGCGGCACGTTTGAGAACGGCGTCGAAAAGTGCCGCGTCCAGGTGACACTCGCCAGCCAGATCCCGGAAGAGGTCTGTCGCCAGATCAACCTCGGCTACCGCGACCCGGCCACGATCGACATTGAAGAGTTCGCCAACCGTGAGGACGAAGGCATTCTCCTCGTCCGCAAGGCCGGCGAGCAGCTCTATCGCCTGCAGTAA
- a CDS encoding cold-shock protein, giving the protein MPEGKIKKLTDKGFGFIDTGGGADLFFHMSNLEGVRFDDLREGQRVSYNPGRGPKGPRAENVRPL; this is encoded by the coding sequence ATGCCCGAGGGAAAGATCAAAAAGTTGACTGACAAGGGGTTTGGTTTCATCGACACTGGCGGTGGGGCTGACTTGTTCTTCCACATGTCGAACCTCGAAGGCGTTCGTTTCGACGATCTCCGCGAGGGGCAGCGGGTTTCTTACAATCCTGGGCGAGGCCCCAAGGGGCCGCGGGCGGAAAATGTGCGGCCGCTCTAA
- a CDS encoding 2-phosphosulfolactate phosphatase, producing MPRVQVALLPSTLRDIDLSGSVAVVIDVLRATTTIIHALAAGAREVIPCREVEEAFAARDRLGADECALGGERHGLLIPGFQLDNSPFSYTSGTVGGKSVVFTTTNGTRALAACESASAVVCAGFVNRSAIVDWLKSDGRPVWIVCAGTDGLVTAEDVLVAGGIAVGLLGTAPSGPMSVAEVESLDPARGDACALAVQFYNAHGLTDALRLEAMRTSRGGSNLIENGFDRDIARAAEDSRAGLDIVPEFRDGRITVI from the coding sequence ATGCCCCGAGTCCAGGTCGCCCTGCTCCCGTCCACGTTGCGAGACATCGACCTCTCGGGTTCGGTCGCGGTCGTCATCGACGTCCTGCGGGCGACGACGACGATCATCCACGCGCTGGCGGCCGGAGCGAGGGAAGTCATCCCGTGCCGCGAGGTGGAGGAAGCCTTCGCCGCCCGGGATCGACTGGGAGCCGATGAGTGCGCCCTTGGTGGCGAGCGGCACGGCCTGTTGATTCCTGGCTTCCAGCTCGACAACTCGCCATTCAGCTACACGTCCGGAACCGTGGGCGGGAAGTCGGTGGTTTTCACCACGACGAACGGCACGCGGGCCCTTGCCGCCTGTGAATCGGCTTCCGCAGTCGTGTGCGCAGGGTTCGTCAATCGGTCAGCGATCGTCGACTGGCTGAAATCCGACGGCCGTCCCGTCTGGATCGTCTGCGCCGGAACCGATGGCCTGGTGACCGCGGAAGACGTGCTCGTCGCCGGAGGAATCGCAGTCGGACTCCTCGGGACGGCGCCATCAGGCCCGATGTCCGTCGCTGAGGTCGAAAGCCTCGATCCGGCGAGAGGGGACGCCTGTGCGCTGGCAGTGCAGTTCTACAACGCCCACGGACTCACTGACGCACTGCGTCTCGAAGCCATGCGCACGAGCCGCGGCGGGAGCAACCTGATCGAAAACGGATTCGACCGCGATATCGCCCGTGCGGCGGAAGACAGCCGCGCGGGGCTCGACATCGTCCCGGAATTCCGCGACGGCCGGATCACCGTCATCTGA